The following coding sequences lie in one Candidatus Nitrospira allomarina genomic window:
- a CDS encoding histidine triad nucleotide-binding protein produces MGDCLFCRIVKGAIPADTVYEDEHTFVFNDINPQAQVHMLVIPKRHVVSLDDTKETDAALLGHLMVVCAKMARQREIAGGGYRVVANTGPEAGQSVFHLHFHVMGGRTFAWPPG; encoded by the coding sequence ATGGGTGATTGTCTTTTTTGTCGAATCGTCAAGGGGGCTATTCCCGCCGACACCGTGTATGAGGATGAACACACGTTCGTGTTCAACGATATCAATCCTCAAGCGCAGGTGCATATGTTGGTGATTCCCAAGCGGCACGTGGTGTCTTTGGATGATACGAAAGAGACGGATGCCGCCTTGTTGGGTCACCTGATGGTTGTCTGTGCCAAGATGGCCAGGCAGCGGGAAATTGCCGGTGGCGGATATCGGGTCGTTGCGAATACCGGACCGGAAGCCGGGCAGAGTGTCTTTCATTTGCACTTTCACGTCATGGGCGGGCGAACATTTGCGTGGCCTCCAGGGTAA
- the hisA gene encoding 1-(5-phosphoribosyl)-5-[(5-phosphoribosylamino)methylideneamino]imidazole-4-carboxamide isomerase, whose amino-acid sequence MLLIPAIDLKDGKCVRLRQGEMDQVTRYSDDPAAMAEHWQSLGARYLHVVDLDGAVTGTPQHLSHIEAITKRLGIPVQVGGGIRNTSTIRAYLSCGVDRVVIGTAALQDADFLAAAATEFPDKILIGIDVKQGLVAVHGWKTVSSLTPRQVFESVKDLPLGGMVFTDISRDGMLAGPNISALREAVDISPFPVIASGGVTVLKDVQTIQALGSKISGIIIGKALYEGTLDLKAALEMVALAEASQPSC is encoded by the coding sequence ATGCTACTGATTCCTGCAATTGATCTGAAGGACGGGAAATGTGTCCGCTTGCGACAGGGCGAGATGGATCAGGTCACCAGGTATTCTGATGACCCCGCGGCGATGGCGGAACATTGGCAGAGTCTTGGGGCCCGCTACCTTCATGTGGTGGATTTAGACGGGGCGGTGACCGGAACACCTCAGCATCTATCACACATTGAAGCCATTACCAAACGGTTAGGCATTCCGGTGCAGGTCGGTGGGGGCATACGAAACACGTCAACCATTCGCGCCTATTTGTCCTGTGGAGTGGACCGGGTGGTGATTGGAACAGCGGCCTTACAGGATGCTGATTTTTTGGCGGCAGCCGCGACAGAATTTCCTGATAAAATTTTAATCGGGATTGATGTCAAACAGGGTTTAGTCGCGGTGCATGGGTGGAAGACCGTGTCCAGTCTGACCCCACGACAGGTCTTTGAATCAGTAAAAGATTTGCCCTTGGGAGGCATGGTCTTTACGGACATATCCCGGGACGGCATGTTGGCAGGACCAAATATTTCAGCTCTGCGAGAAGCTGTGGACATTTCGCCGTTTCCCGTTATTGCCTCTGGTGGAGTCACGGTCCTGAAAGATGTGCAGACCATTCAGGCCCTGGGAAGCAAAATTTCCGGAATCATTATTGGAAAGGCCTTATATGAAGGCACCTTGGACTTGAAAGCGGCTCTTGAAATGGTGGCCTTGGCAGAAGCGTCTCAACCATCATGCTGA
- the dnaG gene encoding DNA primase, with translation MTGEKRGVPPEILQQIRDRIDIIDLISTYVSLSKAGQNFKGLCPFHSEKTPSFSVNPVRQMFYCFGCSVGGDAFTFLMKQEGMDFMEALRELSQRTGVPLPERREAAGKTTSGVSRERYFHLYQLAASWYHRNLQEIPEGQVARDYLDQRGITRESWNTFQLGFVPEGWNGLSKWLEQQSVKPEELIQAGLVVRKESEDGTRISTYDRFRDRVMFPITDPRGQVVGFGGRILKDGASPKYLNSPETDLFFKGRSLYGMDKARQSATASGRFYLVEGYFDVIALHQNGIENAVAPLGTALTSDHVQILRRLAPSVMLVFDGDAAGIGAALRTLDLFMNSGIEVRVLLLPAGEDPDTFIRKNGVSAFRELEGKAATLLDFAIMSVLNKAKNDSIQDRVKRADDILAILHKTKNPIEKEEYLKVVSERLGIRPELLRKRLPTISRPMSAAPSAKGKDQSATNLLAIPQGKPEERDLIVLLLQGRLEPDQIRQLDEGAFTVPLYRHILGKAFQHTDDEGHLNLDALHAEFSQDPAYEPVISRLSVGEYNCDEVSIHVAGCLRVLRKNQIQRLMDEVISQLKIAQREGRQDLVDALVAESNVLRQKKAFLTASP, from the coding sequence ATGACAGGCGAAAAACGAGGGGTTCCTCCAGAGATTCTTCAACAAATTCGAGATCGCATTGATATTATTGATCTCATTTCCACATACGTGAGTCTTTCCAAAGCGGGGCAGAACTTTAAAGGGCTGTGCCCCTTCCATTCAGAAAAAACTCCCTCCTTTTCGGTCAACCCCGTTCGACAAATGTTTTATTGTTTTGGCTGCAGTGTCGGAGGAGACGCCTTTACCTTTTTGATGAAACAAGAAGGCATGGATTTCATGGAGGCTCTGCGTGAGTTAAGCCAACGGACAGGGGTGCCCCTGCCTGAGCGACGGGAAGCAGCGGGGAAGACTACATCAGGCGTATCTCGTGAACGGTATTTTCATCTGTATCAATTGGCCGCATCCTGGTATCACCGCAATCTTCAGGAAATTCCTGAAGGTCAAGTTGCCAGGGATTACTTGGATCAGCGGGGGATTACCAGAGAATCCTGGAACACCTTTCAGTTGGGATTCGTTCCGGAAGGATGGAATGGACTTTCCAAATGGCTGGAACAGCAATCTGTCAAGCCGGAAGAACTCATACAGGCTGGATTGGTCGTGCGGAAAGAGTCTGAGGATGGCACCAGAATATCCACGTATGATCGCTTTCGTGATCGGGTGATGTTTCCCATTACTGATCCACGAGGGCAGGTAGTGGGATTTGGGGGTCGGATCCTGAAAGATGGAGCCTCTCCCAAATATCTCAATTCACCCGAAACCGACTTATTCTTTAAGGGGAGATCCCTCTATGGAATGGACAAGGCCCGGCAGTCAGCCACCGCTTCGGGGAGGTTTTATTTGGTAGAAGGGTATTTTGATGTCATCGCTCTCCACCAAAACGGCATTGAAAATGCCGTGGCACCCTTGGGAACGGCGTTAACCTCCGATCATGTCCAGATTCTACGCCGATTGGCCCCTTCGGTGATGCTCGTCTTTGATGGAGATGCTGCAGGGATCGGCGCGGCCTTACGGACGCTTGATTTGTTTATGAATTCCGGCATTGAAGTCCGAGTGCTGCTGCTCCCGGCTGGTGAAGATCCTGACACATTTATTCGGAAAAACGGGGTGTCCGCGTTTCGTGAGCTGGAGGGGAAAGCCGCGACGTTGCTGGATTTTGCCATCATGTCTGTCTTGAATAAAGCCAAAAATGATTCTATTCAAGATCGAGTCAAGCGGGCGGATGACATTCTTGCGATTCTTCATAAGACTAAAAATCCCATAGAAAAAGAAGAATATCTGAAAGTGGTCTCAGAACGATTGGGTATTCGACCGGAATTACTCCGTAAACGGCTCCCGACCATTTCCCGGCCCATGAGTGCTGCCCCGTCGGCTAAGGGGAAGGATCAATCTGCCACGAATCTTCTGGCCATTCCACAAGGTAAGCCAGAGGAACGGGATCTTATTGTATTATTACTCCAAGGCCGTCTGGAACCGGATCAGATCCGGCAACTCGATGAGGGTGCGTTTACTGTCCCACTGTATCGCCATATTCTTGGCAAGGCCTTTCAGCATACGGATGACGAAGGGCACTTGAACCTCGATGCATTGCATGCGGAATTCAGTCAGGATCCGGCTTATGAACCGGTCATTTCCCGGTTGAGCGTGGGGGAATACAATTGTGACGAAGTGTCTATTCATGTCGCCGGATGTCTTCGTGTTTTAAGGAAAAACCAGATCCAACGCCTCATGGACGAGGTGATTAGTCAACTCAAGATTGCACAACGGGAGGGACGCCAGGACTTGGTCGATGCGTTGGTCGCGGAGTCCAATGTGCTTCGTCAGAAAAAGGCCTTCTTAACGGCCTCCCCCTGA
- a CDS encoding J domain-containing protein translates to MIDGLNYYQILGIPEDALLKEVQSAWRKFVKENHEDVVPQAERQAAKERMFRINEAYAVLSHEEKRADYDNGYMLNGGSKIELVRSRVRRAKDIILRDRSLITREEIKLIESIIDYLDRSTQEKCFVWMADILCERPEMAKHVVTSAFDEQLLGVNTHLLDRLLEKAPYAMTWEKIYLYGEEILGIAGKENKERNYNQLARILCHRLDLAKHFVYPSFQEQASGCESCLLPTLLKLAPNAITQDHFNEYIDTVHSMRWIVYGQLRSYNEQAIAWILKARPDLVRKPEEKPAPKELPLPLRS, encoded by the coding sequence ATGATTGACGGATTGAACTATTACCAAATTCTGGGTATTCCTGAAGATGCACTCCTGAAGGAAGTGCAGAGCGCATGGCGGAAATTTGTCAAAGAAAATCATGAGGATGTCGTCCCACAAGCGGAACGACAGGCCGCCAAGGAAAGGATGTTCAGGATTAACGAAGCCTATGCCGTACTCAGTCACGAAGAAAAACGGGCTGATTACGATAATGGATATATGCTGAATGGCGGGTCAAAAATTGAACTTGTCAGGAGTCGAGTCAGAAGAGCCAAAGACATTATTCTCCGGGATCGATCGCTCATTACCAGAGAAGAGATAAAGCTGATCGAATCCATTATCGATTATCTTGATAGAAGTACCCAGGAAAAGTGCTTTGTCTGGATGGCCGATATTTTATGCGAACGTCCGGAAATGGCCAAACATGTGGTGACATCGGCATTTGATGAGCAACTGTTGGGGGTCAATACCCATTTACTCGACAGGCTCTTAGAAAAAGCGCCGTACGCCATGACATGGGAAAAAATCTACCTTTATGGAGAAGAGATTCTCGGAATTGCCGGGAAGGAAAACAAAGAACGAAATTACAACCAGCTCGCCCGTATCTTATGTCACCGGCTTGATTTGGCGAAACATTTTGTGTACCCGTCATTTCAGGAGCAAGCTTCCGGTTGTGAAAGCTGCCTGCTGCCAACATTACTGAAATTGGCCCCCAATGCAATCACACAGGATCACTTTAATGAGTATATTGATACGGTTCACAGCATGCGATGGATTGTTTACGGCCAGCTTAGAAGCTATAACGAGCAGGCCATTGCATGGATACTGAAAGCCCGACCCGATCTCGTCAGAAAGCCGGAAGAGAAACCCGCCCCGAAGGAATTGCCACTTCCCTTGCGGTCATGA
- a CDS encoding zinc ribbon domain-containing protein: MNLQLQYLINLQKFDLRIFQIQDQLRKAPELIKSAETPLQDILAKLQILKNTGESLIKQRRSSERELATQEEQLQKIRNRLSELKTNKEYQAHLFEIELARKKKDSIEENVLEIMERVEQNEQALKELEEQATEAQKVFDSEKARLETHFANLANELADLDRQQTSLSLQVDKPLLVRYNRLKTLRKGYAVAQLRDGACGGCQLQLPPQLVAEVKRGDELLDCSYCHRILYLARHLEEEAPE, translated from the coding sequence GTGAATTTGCAGTTGCAATACCTGATTAATCTTCAAAAATTTGATCTTCGAATTTTTCAGATTCAAGACCAGTTGCGGAAAGCTCCAGAGCTTATCAAATCCGCTGAAACTCCGCTCCAAGATATTCTTGCCAAGCTGCAAATCCTTAAAAATACCGGTGAATCTCTCATCAAACAGCGACGTAGCTCTGAACGGGAACTTGCCACGCAAGAAGAACAACTCCAGAAAATCAGAAATCGGCTTTCTGAATTAAAAACGAACAAAGAATACCAGGCGCATCTGTTTGAAATAGAGTTAGCTCGGAAGAAAAAAGACTCTATTGAGGAGAATGTGCTGGAAATCATGGAGCGGGTGGAACAAAACGAGCAGGCCCTTAAGGAGCTGGAAGAGCAAGCAACAGAAGCCCAGAAAGTTTTTGATAGCGAAAAGGCGAGACTGGAGACTCATTTTGCCAATTTGGCGAATGAATTAGCCGATTTGGACCGTCAGCAAACATCCCTTTCCCTACAGGTGGATAAGCCACTCCTCGTTCGATACAACCGATTAAAGACCTTGAGAAAAGGATATGCCGTCGCCCAGCTTCGTGACGGCGCCTGTGGGGGATGTCAGCTTCAGCTTCCTCCTCAACTGGTTGCGGAGGTGAAACGCGGTGACGAACTATTGGATTGTTCCTATTGCCACCGCATTCTCTATTTGGCTCGGCATCTTGAAGAAGAAGCGCCCGAATAG
- the hisF gene encoding imidazole glycerol phosphate synthase subunit HisF encodes MLTKRIIPCLDVKDGRVVKGVSFVNLRDAGDPVHIAQVYDREGADELCFLDITASHEKRDTILDVVIRTAEQVFMPLTVGGGIRTIEDIRRLLEAGADKISINTAAVEHPDFVKAAANRFGSQCIVVAIDAKRATTCEEGEPGWEVFTHGGRNSTGLDAVEWAKRMKDYGAGEILLTSMDQDGKQDGYDLALTAAISESVSIPVIASGGAGTLQHLYEAFHVGKADAVLAASIFHYQTFSIGEAKSYLAQQGIPVRPGTVPVSIS; translated from the coding sequence ATGCTGACGAAGAGAATCATACCCTGTCTGGATGTGAAAGACGGGCGGGTGGTGAAAGGCGTCTCGTTCGTGAATTTGCGCGATGCGGGAGATCCGGTTCACATTGCGCAGGTGTATGATCGAGAAGGTGCGGACGAGCTGTGTTTTCTGGATATTACCGCTTCCCATGAAAAACGGGATACGATTTTAGATGTGGTGATTCGGACGGCGGAGCAGGTGTTCATGCCGCTTACTGTTGGGGGAGGGATCCGGACCATTGAAGATATTCGTCGGTTATTAGAAGCCGGAGCGGACAAAATCAGCATTAATACGGCTGCTGTGGAACATCCGGACTTCGTCAAAGCGGCCGCCAATCGTTTCGGCTCGCAATGTATCGTCGTGGCTATTGATGCGAAACGGGCGACCACATGTGAAGAGGGTGAACCCGGTTGGGAAGTGTTTACCCATGGAGGGCGGAACTCGACCGGCCTGGATGCTGTTGAGTGGGCGAAACGGATGAAGGACTATGGCGCCGGAGAAATTCTTTTAACCAGTATGGACCAGGACGGAAAGCAGGACGGATATGATTTGGCCTTAACGGCGGCTATTTCCGAGTCCGTCTCTATTCCGGTCATTGCCTCCGGGGGAGCAGGCACGCTTCAGCACTTGTATGAGGCGTTCCATGTTGGGAAAGCAGATGCGGTACTGGCGGCATCTATTTTTCATTATCAGACATTTTCCATCGGGGAAGCCAAATCGTATTTGGCTCAACAGGGTATCCCTGTGCGCCCGGGCACCGTCCCGGTTTCAATTTCCTAA
- the hisIE gene encoding bifunctional phosphoribosyl-AMP cyclohydrolase/phosphoribosyl-ATP diphosphatase HisIE produces MSEVSSISTFQFDEQGLLPCVVQDWLDGTVLMVGFMNQQAWEMTCDSQRVHFWSRSRKRLWKKGETSGHELLLKEMFVDCDRDTILVKAQPIGPTCHTGTRSCFFSPLPSSTSEDPAAFLSGTAWGGITRRLYEMVGDRKAHPSPDSYVSKLMEGGLDRILKKVAEEAGEVLLAGKNGDREEIIYEMADLWFHTLIMLGHFSIPPEDVYQELGKRFGKSGIRQPEQLEGGSTHG; encoded by the coding sequence ATGAGCGAAGTCTCTTCGATAAGCACATTCCAGTTTGATGAACAAGGGTTGCTCCCCTGTGTTGTGCAGGATTGGTTGGATGGGACCGTCTTGATGGTGGGGTTCATGAACCAACAAGCGTGGGAGATGACTTGCGATTCCCAACGGGTTCATTTCTGGAGTCGATCGCGAAAACGGTTATGGAAAAAAGGCGAGACGTCCGGCCATGAATTGCTCTTAAAGGAAATGTTCGTGGATTGTGACCGGGATACGATTTTGGTGAAAGCCCAGCCCATTGGACCGACCTGTCATACCGGAACCCGTTCATGTTTTTTTTCTCCCCTACCTTCTTCGACTTCTGAAGACCCAGCCGCTTTTTTATCCGGTACGGCCTGGGGAGGGATTACCCGGAGGCTCTATGAAATGGTCGGCGATCGGAAAGCCCACCCGAGTCCTGATTCCTATGTGTCAAAATTAATGGAGGGAGGCCTCGATCGTATTTTGAAAAAGGTGGCGGAAGAAGCCGGCGAAGTCCTTCTCGCTGGAAAAAATGGCGATCGGGAAGAAATTATTTATGAAATGGCTGATTTGTGGTTTCATACCCTCATCATGCTCGGGCATTTTTCCATCCCTCCTGAAGACGTCTATCAAGAGCTTGGCAAGCGATTTGGCAAATCAGGAATTCGACAGCCTGAACAGCTCGAAGGAGGCTCGACTCATGGGTGA
- a CDS encoding formylglycine-generating enzyme family protein has translation MTHTWLLGIMAVFFIFNSLSQPTLAQESKGGNSWLDAPVQDDGPPGSMVLIPEGEFLMGDNDGPRNERPEHTVWLDAYSIDRYEVTMAEYQKLLDTDYSIEPPPLWDDGVATGELGIRPAVGISWNDANRYCQWVEKRLPTEAEWEKAARGTDGRRYPWGHMQPFVDIANYNQGTTGWVSYKLTLSPVTSGTRGMSIRHGLKQGGKSAYGLYHMAGNAAEWVNDWYERFYYEESPKKNPQGPAEGDYKVLRGGSWEDQPVNLRVTARSKGEVDFQDLTTGFRCAKDAK, from the coding sequence ATGACGCACACATGGTTATTGGGCATAATGGCGGTATTCTTCATTTTCAATAGTCTGAGCCAGCCCACCTTGGCTCAAGAATCCAAAGGAGGAAATTCTTGGCTGGATGCTCCGGTGCAAGATGATGGACCGCCGGGTTCCATGGTGCTGATTCCTGAAGGGGAGTTTCTCATGGGAGATAATGACGGTCCTCGGAACGAACGACCGGAACATACCGTGTGGCTGGATGCCTATTCTATCGATCGGTACGAAGTGACCATGGCGGAATATCAGAAATTATTAGATACCGATTACAGTATTGAACCCCCACCGCTGTGGGATGATGGTGTTGCCACCGGAGAATTAGGGATTCGACCGGCCGTGGGCATTTCCTGGAACGATGCCAATCGGTACTGTCAGTGGGTGGAAAAACGCTTGCCCACGGAGGCCGAATGGGAGAAAGCCGCTCGGGGTACAGATGGGCGGAGGTATCCATGGGGGCACATGCAGCCATTTGTGGATATCGCCAACTACAATCAGGGGACGACTGGCTGGGTCAGTTATAAATTGACGCTTTCTCCGGTCACCAGTGGGACCAGGGGCATGAGTATTCGCCACGGATTAAAACAGGGCGGAAAAAGCGCCTATGGCTTGTACCATATGGCCGGGAATGCGGCCGAATGGGTCAATGATTGGTATGAACGTTTTTATTATGAGGAGAGCCCTAAAAAGAATCCTCAAGGGCCGGCGGAAGGCGATTATAAAGTATTACGCGGGGGATCGTGGGAAGATCAGCCGGTAAACTTGCGGGTGACCGCTCGCTCAAAAGGGGAAGTTGATTTTCAGGACCTGACAACAGGATTTCGTTGTGCCAAGGATGCGAAGTGA
- a CDS encoding tyrosine-type recombinase/integrase — MYQGQSIQRIKRGFGGVCKRDGIEVFRFYDLRHCAASNLRRAGVDTLTAMKIIGHQSENMHKRFNSLSPEDLTQATQKLYFYLANTLITPASNLLPANSVSV; from the coding sequence TTGTACCAAGGGCAGTCAATCCAGAGAATTAAAAGGGGGTTTGGAGGAGTTTGCAAGCGGGATGGAATTGAGGTTTTTCGATTTTATGACCTTCGGCACTGTGCAGCTTCCAATTTGCGACGGGCTGGTGTGGACACTTTAACGGCCATGAAGATCATTGGGCATCAGTCGGAGAATATGCACAAACGGTTTAACTCATTGTCACCGGAGGATTTAACTCAAGCTACCCAAAAGCTGTATTTCTACCTTGCTAACACTCTAATAACACCTGCCTCTAACCTGCTTCCTGCCAATTCTGTAAGTGTTTGA
- a CDS encoding cupin domain-containing protein, with product MESRPTIDRAIVAKNWHARGFSCGVWIDHAGREWRAATQDMEEIFMAMSGELELEIAGERIQPSVGKEVLIPSGAPYTIRNIGGTTARWLYGQKRSPSAPLQPVELNRDLIHTPL from the coding sequence ATGGAAAGCCGTCCCACCATTGACCGTGCAATCGTTGCAAAAAATTGGCATGCTCGCGGATTTTCCTGTGGGGTGTGGATTGATCATGCCGGACGTGAATGGAGAGCCGCCACCCAGGATATGGAAGAAATATTTATGGCAATGTCAGGAGAATTGGAATTAGAAATCGCAGGAGAGCGGATTCAACCATCTGTAGGAAAAGAAGTTCTTATTCCCAGCGGTGCACCTTATACCATTCGTAATATTGGGGGTACTACGGCTCGTTGGCTCTATGGGCAAAAACGGTCGCCTTCTGCTCCCCTCCAACCGGTCGAATTAAATCGCGATCTCATCCATACCCCACTGTAG
- a CDS encoding zinc ribbon domain-containing protein translates to MDYDSKYLLTGLMKCGICGGGMGAITRERKRTGSKFYGCTYYQKRGKAICTIKLAIQQEILDRVILNAINQVLDEQLIKDVVDKALTQLRSGKTEGADRQGTLEKELSLLETKVQRIIDAIAAGQPHESLVARLKTEEDQKKVLLRELEILNLSKKNVVYLDEAKVKQDLRKRVKNMKGVLGRHPAQARQVLRKLLNGRITCTPVMVGESDGYQVTGQGNYHNFLPSTLVPILLASPTGFEPVLPA, encoded by the coding sequence ATGGACTATGACTCAAAATACCTTCTTACAGGTTTAATGAAATGTGGGATTTGTGGCGGAGGTATGGGAGCTATTACTCGTGAGCGGAAACGAACTGGTAGCAAGTTTTATGGGTGCACTTATTACCAAAAACGAGGGAAAGCGATCTGTACTATTAAGCTAGCAATTCAACAGGAAATTCTTGATCGCGTGATCCTTAACGCGATTAACCAGGTTTTGGACGAACAACTTATAAAAGACGTCGTGGATAAAGCGCTCACCCAATTAAGAAGTGGGAAAACGGAAGGGGCAGATCGGCAGGGTACCCTAGAAAAAGAACTCAGCCTACTCGAAACTAAGGTTCAACGGATCATTGATGCCATCGCCGCTGGACAACCACACGAATCTTTAGTAGCCAGACTTAAAACAGAAGAAGACCAGAAAAAGGTACTGTTACGTGAATTGGAAATTTTGAATCTTTCAAAAAAGAACGTTGTTTACCTTGACGAGGCCAAGGTGAAACAAGACTTGCGAAAACGGGTAAAGAACATGAAAGGGGTCTTAGGTCGACATCCGGCTCAAGCCCGTCAAGTTTTGCGTAAACTGTTAAATGGAAGGATTACGTGTACGCCAGTTATGGTGGGTGAATCCGATGGGTACCAGGTAACTGGACAGGGTAATTATCATAATTTCCTTCCCAGTACCCTGGTACCTATCCTATTGGCGTCCCCAACGGGATTCGAACCCGTGTTGCCGGCTTGA